The genomic region ACACGACGACGAGTCAGAGCGAAATAACgctttaaatatttctttttaaaaaaagacaggGCTTAAAACGTTCAGCTGACGCGATTTAAGGTAGAACATCTTCGATCTGACCTGCGCCGAAATTTGCTGAGGTGTGTCATTCAGCCTTCGACACTTTCTCGCAGAGGACAGGAAGACACAGTTCATAATGGATGAGGAATATGATGTGATCGTTTTGGGCACTGGACTGACGGTaaggggaaaaaacagctgGTCTTAAGAAAACCGAGCGAAATGGGTTGCAAACAAACGTGCTTGCTACGTGAAATAGAGTCCTTAAGTACGAAGCTACGGtctgcttcttgttcgaattttcccgttccaccttaaatggtgcagcagttacattctagtgcctgaggcgccagaatgtaactcctgcaccatttaaggtggaacgggaaaattcgaacagaACCTGGCGGAtatgaagccaacttcagccacgtctgtttttttctgctagCCATGCATTATGTAATGTCGACACTAATGCAGATGCTAGAAACTTCAGCTCTGtcctacacaaacacaagccTTGGACGAGATTTATACACGATGCATGGCTGCAATTGATTTCTGACGGCCTTTTATCTCAACATAGAAACTATGAATgagattcattcattttttttcatgcagGGGATCGACTTCTAGCGCTACTGCATCTGACATTTTGGCATTTTTGTCCTTTATCGCCTTTCTGATGCTCGATTGACGTTAGGCCTAGCTCTTTCTATTCAGGATGGATGCTACGTGGGGCTGCTGAGGCCCTTTAACACGccctttatttttctctgcagTTAGCTGAATGAAATAAGCCCTGTCTGTACGTAGCATATTCAGACAGCTGCACTGCAGCCTTCATTTATGGTGCCACTCTATtgtatttaatgtaagtctCTATTGTCCTTTTGCTGTGTTGTAACAAAAACCCTGTGCTGTGATTCAGCTGCATTAAATTCAGTGTTGTGCTCTTGTCTTGCCCTTCTAATTCAAAATGGATTAATGAGATTATTTAGTGAACATATATGTTTTGCATATAAAAGATATCTTGTATATTTGATGAAGCTTATTGCTTAtggagaaaaatgtgaaaatatacaGCCAGTCTCCCCATTTGCAGTTCCTCTTTCTCAACATGATGCATGACATTGTGGAAGAGTAGCATTAGTCAGCAGTAATTATACAGTCGTGATTAATCAACACGAGCAGAACAGTGTATATTGTTGTAGTTTTTGCCCTAGCTTGTGTGCAAAAGCCAGGACCGATTATAGGACATGAGCATTAGATTGCAGGGTAGCAGTGGAGAAATCTAGCAGCTTTGCTGTACACATACATTTCCAAGGGTGGGGTTCTGGGGGACTGGCCGTATCCCAGGGTGCACCTCTCTTCGCAGCGTTTGCCAGCTGATCTGTGTGCGTTTGGGAGCCATTCTGTGCTGGCTGCGCAGTGCAGGGTACTTCCCCAAGTTCCTCTATCTTGGTTTCTTCCCTCTAACATGGCTTCTCTGTTATGAACCTGACATTAGAGCACATATGTTTGGTGCTGTCCCACCTCAGGGTGCTGAACGTGTTTTCTTTAACCCCCAGACATGCATTTAGTccactttttcttcttcttctgttctATTGTAGAGTTGAGCTTTTCTATTGTGTTGGTAGTTTTCTTCAGTAAAGCACAGAGGATTGCTACATAATGCGGTATAgatcaaattattattattattattattattattgttattattattcatagaTATAAAATTTCATCCACACTGCTATTACTAATTTCTATAATGTATTAACCTCATATTCttcagggtatattttggtttttccatctgaatttacatgaccaaatcataaggcaaattattcagtaattgcatgaaataaaggcaaatttttatttggtttatttatttgtaaaatcgCCCCTCAGagtaacagaaaatgtgtttcatgatcatacacatattgctatatgcttacaatttactgctgaaagccaaaaatcttacacactctgtattattttataaaaaatacatttaacagagcagatcactgaagagatgccatctgtatatattttatagcccagatttgtgggaaaatgggtcaactttcagtagacaaaaaatTCTTCAGCCTTTTCTGTTATAaggaatgtagcttatgaaatatgaaagttatgaagaatatgacaaagtgcgttTTGGATCCACAGGTGGTTctaaggagtttaagaggctgtGAAATTAATAATTTTCATAATTTCCATATTACtgctgaacaataagccttagaCATGGATGTCTGTGAGTGTTAAGGTGTTAACTGAAGTAATGATGAATTCACATTGTTCTTGTTatgattttttgtgtgtgtatgtgttcaggAGTGCATCCTGTCGGGGATCATGTCCGTGAATGGAAAGAAGGTTTTGCACATGGACAGGAACCCTTATTATGGCGGGGAGAGCTCCTCCATCACACCATTGGAGGAGGTATGTACACAAAACGCATCCAAAAACGCATTTTACGGTAAACAACCACTAAATAATCCACAAGCATCATTAACCCTCAAAGAAGGTGTAGTGGAATTGAAAGTATTGTAATTTTGTGACAGATTCAGATTCCACTGTATTCCAGAATgtatttaaaccaaaaaaataaaaatgaccataaaGCAGACATATGCTATGCTAATGCAAATACTTATATTAAATTTGTGTCtaaaatttgatttcattttttaactGCTACTTTTGGTTATAAAACTGCTTTTAAATTTGTTGAAAGtctattattatgatttaaacagttattcagagtcatttgatgtgaaatgtttcactaAAGAGACTCACTgaatctgatttctttacagttgcggtgataggaaccaggggttgtgatgtctacaacacacatCACAATTTTACCTAATACCAAAAACCTCCAGTGAACCTGCATATATTTTCAAAGCCACTTTATCTGCCTAACAATACCCCTTAACTGTGGCATCTTGTGGGTTTTTGCTATTATTAATGCTAAGTACAGAATGTCATTGATCACTCTGAAACGTCActggtttgtttttatgtttgctgTGAGGACACAATCAGGTAGAGAGCAGTGATATCATACAGGCTGCTTGACTCAGTGCCAGTAGAACAATCCACCATTCCTGCTGCCTGGCCTCTGGCTTGGCTCAAAGCCTGGTCTAGTCTCTCACGGCTTTGATGGGTTAGATTTGTTTAAAAGGTTTGTTTTGCTTGTCTAACCATAGCTATACAAGCGCTTCGGCCTGCCGGACAGTCCGCCAGAGTCCATGGGCAGAGGAAGGGACTGGAATGTCGACCTCATCCCCAAATTCCTCATGGCCAATGGTCAGTGGGTTTATGTCTTTGTGTTACTTTTTGTGTgcataaaaagataaaaaagtgCTTTATATGACGTTTTAATTACATCAGGGTCTTTTTATTACGAAGGAACCTtctaatttaaatataattacacaattatTTACATAAGTAATTAAATTTACATCTGTCCTTGTTGACTGTTGTTTATCTACACTTCTaactttttttgttaaaattttcttgtcaagtaaaatgtggaaaaaagaacactatttttttcttttctttatacaCGTTTGTATCGCTTCATTTGTGCAGGCCAGCTGGTGAAGATGCTGCTGTATACAGAAGTGACTCGCTATCTGGACTTTAAGGTGGTGGAAGGCAGTTTTGTGTATAAAGGAGGGAAGATCTACAAGGTGCCCTCTACAGAATCCGAGGCTCTTGCTTCCAGTGAGTTTGACTAACCCCTAAAATTACATTCTCTTTCACATCTAAAGGGTGGGGCTGCGTATTTCAGGCAAAACTGTTAATATTTTCAatccattattcatttttcttttttctatttatttgcagtttaCAATGCCACAGTAATAACGTggcaataacatttctcagtaagagctggACACGCATGTCTTTCATAGAAAATGCCTGACTACACATGCGGCAGTTATTTTCTCAGAAGCACAAGGCTTTTCTCTCTTGGCCGGCATACATAATTATGCTCTTATATAATGTCTTGTATAATACTTAGTGAGCTGCTAATTATCAAACACCATAATTTGCCAATCAGTCTTTTAGACTTTTACTGTTATCCGGTAATGTGGGCTACTGAAGACTCATTTACCTCCATAGTTTTCTTTTTGACCATCATTACAAAACTCATTTCATGAATTGCCTTGCTATgctgttctgtttctgtctgtgtgcagaTCTGATGGGCATGTTTGAGAAGAGACGGTTCCGGAAGTTCCTGGTTTTTGTGGCCAACTTTGATGAGAATGACCCCAAAACCTTTGAGGGAGTGGACCCTAAAACTACCACCATGCGAGACGTGTATAAGAAGTTTGACCTGGGACAAGATGTGATCGATTTCACAGGCCACGCTCTGGCCCTCTATAGGACAGACGAGTAAGTGCCGGCAACGGtgcataaaaatattaataagaaAGAGACAGTGCTTGACTCACAAAGTCGCTGCTGATCATTttagattatattatatatattattccaTTATAGGGAAATTGCAGCAAATTATTTGACACTTTCTGCATGTTGAAATTTTGcttgttgaaatgtaaacaatttgTTTCAACTTATCTTTCTTTGCAGTGGtatatttcatttactatccaaaaccactagtgaacctacacatattTAAAGTTGATAGTGGTAAAATGGTAAtgtattcaaaatattttgaatattttgctttataacaccctgcatgcacctctGCTTCCTAAATGGGTTTTAAACTATATAGCAAAACAGTCGTAGCAGGCAGCATATCCGTAACCATTtcgtgtaataactttctgtgtaTATAGGTTTATGTGAGTTGTCATAAAAGGCttatatacactcttaaaaggtggtttttcaagggttctttaggaaaggcaatggttctatttaggaccatgagttttatatagaaccatttcatgcttaagtggttcattgccaggtgaaatggttcattagaTTGAATAtggttgtatatgattctatatagaaccctttttaaaatggttctatatagtgccaaAAAAGAGTTtgtgttgttatgatgtcaagcttgtaacagtagatgcattgtagaaccatttttaacaaGGTTGTAAATAACCAGGAATAGTCAacagcaaacatgtctttgctaaATTAAGGTAAGTGGGCCTGTGCTGCTAACAGATTCTGTTTTGTATAACCATTTTGTAGAACTGTATTAAGTGGTTAAACCAGGCTGGTGGGTGAGGAGgttattctttttctttagcTGTATTGTGTCGGGGGAGGCACGGTGGCaaggtgggtagtgctgtcgcctcacagcaagaagggccttggttcgattccctggccaggcgaccagggtcctttctgtgtggagtttgtatgctCTCCCTGAGTGTGTGGGTGTCCTCCGggtactccggtttcctcccacagtctaaagacatgcagtcaggccaattggacatgctaatttGCCCAtaggtgtgactgtgtgtgtctgtctgtctgtctgtctgccctgcaatggactcgcaacctgtccagggtgtatcctgccttccgcccgatgactgctgggataggctccagcaccccctgcgacccagaggGAGaggtggcttagaaaatgtgtgtgtgtgtgtgtgtgtgtgtattgtgtcaTCTGGTCATTTTTCCAACAGTCTCTTACACTGGCCTTCATGGGATTAAATACGGTGATATGTGAGTTGAGTCCTAGTCTTTGTCAAAAGAAAGAACATAATAAAGCATAGTTTAGTAAAACCTGTGGTTGTAGCATGCAGTCATCTTTAATTTGGCAACCAAACTGTACGCAATGTAGGCAAAAAGAAGGGACTTACAAATGTCATAAACTTTACCATCTGAGAGTTTGTGGCTGCTTAGCTTAGCCCTTCACCTTCTCCTCTGAAATTATTTCGCCTGAGGCCCTTTGAAATGTCCCCTTGCCCCTGAGActtgtctttgtgtttttcccaagcttggggttgtttttcagtctgAAACCTGATGCTGTGGTCTGAGGATGTTCTAATATGTGCACTGTTCCACAGAGGCAGCCTTTTGTACAGGCATGATATCTGCCTGCAGCAGAGAGTGTTTAACCAGCACAGCTTTTCTGCAACCATCTCACTTATGTTTGGTACAGTAAATGTGATATTAATGTAAGATATCACATCAATATTTAAAAGTTCAGTTATGTTTatggacctgtccagggtgtattttgcTTTCCAGCCAATGACGGCTGGGATAGGGTCCAGCActccccgcgacccagaaggagaaagTGCCTTCAAagatgtgtttatgtatgaCAGTTCTGCTGTCTAGCTGTGACTTgcacaaaataaatcaataaataaacagcactcTTTTTTAATGGTGGCGAATGAGTTTTTATCATCAATGGGTCTGTTAACAAGGCAATTTAATTAACAGTTGCCAGGCACAGCCCTAGGGTAAGTGGCGGGGGGATCTATAAATTTGAACAACTTCTTTaagctttctctctttccccttctttCAGTTACCTGGATCAGCCTTGTCTTGAGACCATTAACCGCATTAAGCTGTACAGTGAATCACTGGCTCGCTATGGGAAAAGCCCATATCTGTATCCTCTGTATGGGCTCGGAGAACTGCCTCAGGGATTCGCCAGGTAATCACACATTTTTTTGCATGGACATTTCTAAACTCATCCAGTTTGAGAATTAAAGTTTTCTCCATATTTACTATTTGTCATTCTGTTGTTCAGATTAAGTGCAATCTATGGTGGAACTTACATGCTTAACAAGCCGGTGGATGAGATTGTTATGGAGAATGGACGTGTGGTGGGGGTGAAGTCTGAAGGAGAGGTAATGTACAGTATCTGAGATTCATTTATTTACGTTTTCAATGCATATGAGGCCTGTGCCTGCTATTCTTACTTACCGGTGAGAGATTCTTTGCTATGGACAGTGAACTGGTTTCACAGTATACCaaagtataaaaatgaatggTTATCATATCATGCACATGCTTATTACCTGTATTGAAAAAACATACAACCAAAAAGAGAATCTCAACTTTAAGGACACCAGAACTTTAATCCCCAGTAAAAAATGTGTCAAAGTTTAAACATTGATCATAAAATGCATTATACGTACATCTCAGTATGGCAACCTTGCAAACGTTTGAGCACTCTAGCCATATGACTtggtttattgattttctaagtgttaATAAGTCAACTCACTCCCTGCCGAGAACACACTTTGGCATTTTTATGTGCTAAATGTAACATAATgacaaaaattcaaacaaaatgtggcctctGCAAAGTATTTTTTGGTTtaacttagcaaataaatagatagtGTACACTACAGTTAAGAAGAAAAAAGCCATCTTAAAGTGTGTTCCCTGATAAAGGATGTGTGTGGCctattaaggttaggattaggatcaaGTTTATGGTTggttttaggtttaggtttcAGGTTCAGATTA from Pygocentrus nattereri isolate fPygNat1 chromosome 9, fPygNat1.pri, whole genome shotgun sequence harbors:
- the LOC108427800 gene encoding rab GDP dissociation inhibitor alpha, coding for MDEEYDVIVLGTGLTECILSGIMSVNGKKVLHMDRNPYYGGESSSITPLEELYKRFGLPDSPPESMGRGRDWNVDLIPKFLMANGQLVKMLLYTEVTRYLDFKVVEGSFVYKGGKIYKVPSTESEALASNLMGMFEKRRFRKFLVFVANFDENDPKTFEGVDPKTTTMRDVYKKFDLGQDVIDFTGHALALYRTDDYLDQPCLETINRIKLYSESLARYGKSPYLYPLYGLGELPQGFARLSAIYGGTYMLNKPVDEIVMENGRVVGVKSEGEVARCKQLICDPSYVQDRVRKAGQVIRVICILSHPIKNTNDANSCQIIIPQNQVNRNSDIYVCMISYAHNVAAQGKYIAIVSTTVETSDPETEIQPALELLEPIDQKFVAISDLYEPSDDGSESQIFCSRAYDATTHFETTCNDIKDIYKRMTGTDFDFENMKRKQNDVFGEDEQ